The segment TGATGGAAGAGAGGGGAATACCACGAGAGGGGTATGAAATTCTAGTCGGTGAAGAAAGAGTTGGAGAAGTTACATCCGGTTCTTTAGCCCCTTACCTGGATAAATACGTAGCCATGGGCTATGTAGACAAAAGCAATGCAGTTGAGGGTCGCCCGCTGGCAGTCAGCATCCGCGGTCGTCAAAAGAAGGCCATTCTGGTGAAATTACCATTTTATAAAAGGGAGGAATAAAAAAATGTATCCTCAAGAGTTAAAGTATTCAAAGGAACATGAATGGGCTAAAATCGAGGATAACCAAGTAACGTTAGGGATAACATATTTTGCTCAGCACCAGTTAGGGGATGTGGTGTTTGTGGAACTGCCTATGGAAGGAGACAGCTTTAAGAAGGGGGAAGGATTCGGCGTGGTGGAATCTGTCAAAGCGGTCTCTGACTTGTATGCGCCGGTTAGCGGCGAAGTGGTGAAGGTTAATGAGAAGCTGTTGGAGGCTCCGGAGTTGGTTAATGAAGACCCCTACGGTGATGGGTGGATGATAGTACTTAAGGTTAATGATACTGGTGAATTAGATGCTATGATGGATGCAGCCGCTTATGAGACATTTGTCAAGGAGGAGGAATAAATGCACTTTCTCCCGCATACTGATGCCGACCGCAGTGAAATGTTTGCGGCGTTGGGTATAGAAGATTGGGATGGACTTTTTCAGGACATACCGGCAGCTTTACGTATCAAGGGCAAATTAAATCTTCCTGGTCCGATGTGGGAGGGTGAACTAAAAGCACATTTAGTATCACTGGCTGAAATGAACCAGACGATAGAGCAGTACACATCATTTCTTGGCGGGGGTACATATCGCCACGCTATTCCGTCGGTCGTTCCCGCACTACTGCAGCGTTCAGAATTTTACACGGCATATACGCCTTATCAACCAGAAATAAGTCAGGGTACGCTCCAGGCCATCTTTGAGTTTCAGACCATGATATGTCAATTGACTGGTCTGGATGCTGCTA is part of the Metallumcola ferriviriculae genome and harbors:
- the gcvH gene encoding glycine cleavage system protein GcvH, whose amino-acid sequence is MYPQELKYSKEHEWAKIEDNQVTLGITYFAQHQLGDVVFVELPMEGDSFKKGEGFGVVESVKAVSDLYAPVSGEVVKVNEKLLEAPELVNEDPYGDGWMIVLKVNDTGELDAMMDAAAYETFVKEEE